A single genomic interval of Stieleria maiorica harbors:
- a CDS encoding TIGR03067 domain-containing protein: MRRLLIGLLVIGFVFQSGVGADEDSNDAVKKERKRLEGTWQVTSLVVGGNKSKKEDVQKLTVVNGDDGTRSVLSEGKVVSKGTSTLAPMAEPKTIDFTATEGGGSGDRFVGIYQLGKKKRKLCFVRADQERPTEFTSTAENKYILVAYKRVE, translated from the coding sequence ATGCGAAGGCTGCTGATTGGACTGTTGGTGATCGGGTTTGTTTTCCAATCTGGTGTTGGGGCGGACGAGGACAGCAACGATGCGGTCAAGAAGGAGCGAAAGCGACTGGAAGGCACCTGGCAAGTCACCTCGCTGGTGGTCGGTGGCAACAAGTCGAAAAAAGAAGACGTGCAAAAGCTGACGGTCGTCAACGGTGACGACGGGACTAGGAGCGTACTTTCGGAAGGCAAAGTGGTCAGCAAAGGCACCAGCACGCTCGCGCCGATGGCCGAACCCAAGACGATCGACTTCACCGCCACCGAAGGCGGGGGCAGCGGCGATCGCTTTGTCGGAATCTATCAACTGGGCAAGAAAAAACGAAAACTCTGTTTCGTGCGCGCCGACCAGGAGCGTCCCACGGAGTTCACATCCACGGCTGAGAACAAATACATTCTGGTCGCTTACAAACGCGTCGAGTAG